From a region of the bacterium BMS3Abin08 genome:
- a CDS encoding hypothetical protein (GSPII_E N-terminal domain) encodes MRYALVTPEELASIKIEAMETSRDLKDVLIERGAVSEDALLYAVSSELGIPFVTLEPNSIDRDLFRTLPVEVLKRYRFLPMIEVDR; translated from the coding sequence TTGAGATATGCCCTTGTTACACCTGAAGAACTGGCTTCAATCAAAATAGAGGCCATGGAGACCAGCAGGGACTTGAAGGACGTTTTAATAGAGAGAGGGGCCGTCAGTGAGGATGCACTCCTTTATGCCGTGAGTTCCGAACTCGGCATCCCCTTTGTCACACTTGAGCCGAATTCAATCGACAGGGATCTCTTCAGAACTCTGCCCGTGGAAGTACTCAAGAGGTATAGATTCCTGCCCATGATCGAGGTGGATAGATAA